The DNA window CCTCGCCGAGCTCGGCCGTGCCGCCGCCGAGCGTTTCTTTCCGAAGGCGAAGAGCGGCACCAAGAAGCCCGGCGGCGACCGCGGCTGAGTCGAGAGAACCCCCCCAGAAAGCAAAGCCGAAACGTCGATGCCGGTCTCCCGGGGGCCCGGAGGGCGAGATCGAGGTGTCGATGGCGGTCTTCGGGGGGCCTGGAGGGTGGGATCGAGATGTTGATGGCGGTCTCCGGGGGCCCGGGAGGACGACATCGAGAGGTCGATGCCGGGGATCCGGGGCCGGGGAGAGTGGGATCGAGGGGGCGATGGGGCTTTTCCGGGGGGGTGGGGAGCGGGCCGGCGGCCCCGTTGCTTGACCCCCTGGGGCTTCCCGTGTAGGGAATCTCGCGTGATCACCTCGATCCGTGTCGCTTCCTTTCGAGGCATACGAGCGGGCGGCCTCGAAGGGCTCTCACCCCTGACCGTGATCCTGGGCCCGAACAGCGCCGGCAAGAGCACGCTGCTCGATGGCATGGTCATCGGTGGCAGCCGCTCTCCCGGCGACGCGGTGGGGCGGGTCGTCGCGCGGCGCTCCGAGCTCTGGGACGGGGCGCGGTGGCTGTTCTGGCGGGGCGGGCGGGACGGCACCCCGGCGACGATCCAGGTGAACATCAAGGACATCGGCACGCGCAACGTGACGCTCTCGTTCTCGACGGATGTCTCCTCCGGGCTCGAACAGAAGCTCGACGAACGACGCGCGAGGCGGCCCTTCGTAGGCGAGGTCCTCGCGATCGCCCAGCTCGAGGGCGCGAGGGCCCGCACCGCGTTCGCGCTGGACAATGAATACGTCTTCGAACAGGAGGGCGGTTTCCGTCGTGTTCCCCTCGTCAAGCTCGTCGATCCGCGCCCGGGCGCTCGGCATGCGCTGCTCTCCCGCGTATATACCGAGGCTGTCGAGAGTGGCCTGCTCGACGAGAGCGTGGCCCTCGTATCCGCCGTGGTGCCGGGGCTCCGCAATATCGTCCTGACCGATCCCGGCGGGGCCACGGTGGTGCAGCTCCAGTTCGCCGACCACAGCGTCCCGGTCGCGCTCGCGGGGGACGGGGTGCAGAGCCTCGTCCGGATCTGCTTCGAGCTCGCTTCGCCCGCGGGCAGCACCGCGCTTCTGGAGGAGCCCGAGGCGAGCCAGCATCCGCGCGCATTGCGACAGACCGCGCGCGCCATCCGGGCGGCTGTCCAGCGGGGCGTGCAAGTCGTACTCTCCACGCATAGCCTGGATCTGCTCGACGCGCTCCTCCTGGAGTTCGAGGCCGAGCGCCCGGCCCTGACCGTGTTTCACCTCGCGCTCCACGACGGCGAGCTTCGGAGCACGCGGTACGAGGGGGCTGAGGCCGCCTTTGCGCGGGAAGGCGTGGGGGAGGACCTTCGATGAGCGCGATCGAGGCGATCGTGTTGTGCGAAGGCTACGACGATCGGTCCTTCTGGCAGGGCCTCCTGCTCTCCGTGGGCTGCAAGCCGGCGCCGCAGGCGAACCCGGTGCACAGGTTCCAGGGCGATTACATGTACGAGACGCCGGGCGGCGGGCTCCTGCACGTCGTGCCCTGCGGCGAGCAAAAACAAGTACGAGACGATCCGGCGCGGAAGCGGGACGCCGTGCGCACCATGGGGCAGCTCCTCTTGAGGGCCCGCGCGACGAGACCGCTCGCGCGCCTCGTGCTGAACCTCGATGTCGACACCAAAGCGCCCGCCGCCGTCCTCGACTCCCTTCGTTCGCTCGTCGGGGGTGATGCGAAGGAGACCTCGTCGGGGGAATTCGAGCTCGACGGCGGGCAAACCGTGGTGTCTCCGATTCTCTGGTACGTCCCCGATCCCGTGGTGGACGGCGTCCCCTCGCAGCAGACCCTCGAAAGAATCGTGTGCGCCGCTCTCTCCGCGGCCTTCCCCGAGCGGGGCCGCGAGGTGAAGGCATGGCTCGCGTCGAGGACCGATCCGCGAGGCAAGGAGCACAAGGCGCACGCCTGGTCGTTCATGGCCGGATGGCATTCGGATCACGGCATGGGCGACTTCTATGCGAGCCTCTGGCGGGATCCAGGCATCGAGAAAGAGCTTCGAGGGATCCTGACGAGCACGGGCACGTGGGCCGCGATTGAACGGCTGCTTGGTTCATGAAGATCCACAAGCTCGTGCCCCGCGCGCCCGAGGTGTGGGCTGATCACCACCACTCCTCCAGCTTGCGCCACTCGGCGGAGAGGGGCGCGTTCGTATCCAGCGGTGGGGTGCGGGGGAGGTGGA is part of the Polyangium spumosum genome and encodes:
- a CDS encoding AAA family ATPase, with translation MITSIRVASFRGIRAGGLEGLSPLTVILGPNSAGKSTLLDGMVIGGSRSPGDAVGRVVARRSELWDGARWLFWRGGRDGTPATIQVNIKDIGTRNVTLSFSTDVSSGLEQKLDERRARRPFVGEVLAIAQLEGARARTAFALDNEYVFEQEGGFRRVPLVKLVDPRPGARHALLSRVYTEAVESGLLDESVALVSAVVPGLRNIVLTDPGGATVVQLQFADHSVPVALAGDGVQSLVRICFELASPAGSTALLEEPEASQHPRALRQTARAIRAAVQRGVQVVLSTHSLDLLDALLLEFEAERPALTVFHLALHDGELRSTRYEGAEAAFAREGVGEDLR